A genome region from Streptomyces antimycoticus includes the following:
- a CDS encoding 2-keto-4-pentenoate hydratase — MKKDLIAELGRRLWQAGNAAAADDAAAVDAAAADQLDDLDMAYAVESATRDLAVAAGGRVVGYKVGLTAQPVRDTFGAAEPAAGHLLADRLLEDGEPLATAGLFTPMAEVEIAFILGEALSDPQVTAQDVRNATAAVVPAFEIVDSRWRGGARTLPMLVADNTNAARALLGSPVTPPASADLAKITATLSIGSRTVPGSAAAVMGDPAEAVAWLARHLLRGGRRLAAGDIVLSGTLCAPTAISAGDRMVADLGELGRIALDVN; from the coding sequence ATGAAGAAGGACCTGATCGCGGAGCTGGGCCGACGGCTGTGGCAAGCCGGCAACGCGGCCGCCGCAGACGACGCCGCCGCGGTCGACGCCGCCGCGGCCGATCAGCTCGATGACCTCGACATGGCCTATGCCGTCGAGAGCGCGACCCGCGATCTGGCGGTGGCGGCCGGTGGTCGGGTGGTCGGCTACAAGGTCGGCCTCACGGCACAGCCCGTGCGGGACACCTTCGGCGCCGCCGAGCCCGCCGCCGGCCACCTGCTCGCCGACCGGCTGCTGGAGGACGGCGAACCCCTCGCCACGGCCGGGCTGTTCACCCCCATGGCAGAGGTGGAGATCGCGTTCATCCTGGGCGAGGCGCTGTCCGACCCACAGGTGACCGCGCAGGACGTCCGCAACGCCACCGCCGCCGTCGTACCGGCCTTCGAGATCGTCGACAGCAGGTGGCGCGGCGGCGCGCGGACGCTCCCCATGCTCGTCGCCGACAACACCAACGCAGCCCGCGCGCTGCTGGGGTCCCCGGTTACCCCACCGGCCTCAGCGGACCTGGCGAAGATCACCGCCACGCTGTCGATCGGCTCCCGGACGGTGCCGGGGAGCGCGGCCGCCGTCATGGGCGACCCCGCCGAGGCGGTCGCGTGGCTGGCCCGCCACCTGCTGCGCGGCGGACGGCGGCTGGCAGCCGGGGACATCGTCCTGAGTGGCACCCTGTGCGCCCCGACGGCGATCAGTGCCGGTGACCGCATGGTCGCCGACCTCGGCGAACTGGGCCGGATCGCCCTCGACGTCAACTGA
- a CDS encoding aldehyde dehydrogenase family protein — MGPRPDLRRVLEPLGPVVVFAASNFPFAFSVAGGDTASALAAGCPVVVKAHSGHPRLSAATAEVVHHALRSAGAPEGLFDVVFGTEAGRAAIVDPRVKAGAFTGSIEAGRALFDLATGRPEPIPFFGELGSVNPVFVTEAAAERRGPEIVSEFVGSFTLGAGQFCTKPGILLVPASAKLVDRLPGTVPGNALTLLNDRIRTSYASAVRELRDTAGVRVVVSGDHAATDPSPTVLCTTSAELLGDPEALIREVFGPAALVVEYTQESELLDVARLIDGQLTASIQGEDDDAIAAELIRLLAAKAGRVLWNQWPTGVSVTYAQQHGGPYPATTAPGTTSVGTEAISRFLRPVAYQGVPQHLLPPALRDGNPLGIPQRAS; from the coding sequence ATGGGCCCGCGGCCCGATCTGCGCCGGGTGCTCGAACCACTTGGCCCCGTGGTCGTCTTCGCCGCGAGCAACTTCCCGTTCGCGTTCAGCGTGGCGGGCGGGGACACCGCGTCGGCGCTCGCGGCGGGCTGCCCGGTCGTGGTCAAGGCCCACTCCGGCCACCCCAGGCTCTCGGCCGCCACGGCGGAGGTGGTGCACCACGCACTGCGGTCCGCGGGCGCACCCGAAGGGCTCTTCGACGTGGTCTTCGGTACCGAGGCAGGCCGAGCCGCCATCGTGGACCCGCGGGTGAAGGCGGGCGCGTTCACCGGATCGATCGAGGCTGGCCGAGCGCTTTTCGACCTCGCCACGGGCCGTCCGGAGCCCATCCCGTTCTTCGGTGAACTCGGCAGCGTCAACCCGGTGTTCGTGACGGAGGCCGCCGCCGAGCGGCGCGGGCCCGAGATCGTCTCCGAGTTCGTCGGCTCGTTCACACTCGGCGCCGGACAGTTCTGCACCAAGCCCGGCATCCTGCTGGTCCCGGCCTCGGCCAAGCTGGTGGACCGGCTCCCCGGCACGGTTCCGGGCAACGCGTTGACGTTGCTCAACGATCGCATCCGGACCTCCTATGCGAGTGCGGTACGGGAGTTGCGCGACACGGCCGGGGTGCGCGTCGTGGTGAGTGGCGACCACGCCGCCACGGATCCGTCGCCGACGGTGCTGTGCACCACCTCGGCCGAACTGCTCGGTGACCCCGAGGCGCTCATCCGGGAGGTGTTCGGACCGGCCGCGCTGGTCGTCGAGTACACCCAGGAGAGCGAACTGCTCGACGTGGCGCGGCTCATCGACGGACAGCTGACCGCGTCCATCCAGGGCGAGGACGACGATGCCATCGCGGCGGAGCTGATCAGGCTCCTGGCCGCCAAGGCCGGACGTGTGCTCTGGAACCAGTGGCCCACGGGCGTATCGGTCACCTATGCCCAGCAGCACGGCGGCCCCTACCCGGCCACCACCGCGCCGGGTACGACCTCGGTGGGGACCGAGGCCATCTCCCGGTTCCTGCGGCCGGTCGCCTATCAGGGCGTACCACAGCATCTGCTGCCCCCGGCCCTGCGCGACGGGAACCCACTGGGGATTCCCCAGCGGGCCTCCTGA
- a CDS encoding MFS transporter, with translation MSHIPVTDTATDARAGQSPEAPRAAIRRTALAGMIGTTIEWYDFYIYGLAAALVFGTEFFPDFSPAAGTLAAFATFAVGFIARPLGGVIFGHFGDRVGRKSALMLTLFLMGAATVIVGLLPGYQTIGIWAPILLVTLRFLQGFAVGGEWGGAVTMVVESSPRDRRGFYGSLPQMGVPLGLVLSSTVFAAVSTLPDDDLLAWGWRIPFLLSIVLIAVGLFLRSRITETQTFAQVKASGRARKMPAMEAFRHHGKAIALTVGMYVSAGVPFYIVSVFVLSYGSSHLGLSRSVLLTGMLIAAVAEALTVPCFGALSDQRGRRPVFLGAAAFTAVLAFPFFWLLATGQTGLAWLAMLLALAVAHAGMYAPTAALYAELFPANVRYTGTSIGYQLGGVVAGFVPLVAGALVGAADGASWPIASIWAGAALIGLVCALIVRESRGRDLHPQHDT, from the coding sequence ATGAGCCATATTCCCGTCACCGACACAGCAACCGACGCCAGAGCCGGCCAGTCCCCCGAGGCTCCCCGGGCCGCCATCCGCCGAACGGCCCTGGCCGGCATGATCGGCACCACGATCGAGTGGTACGACTTCTACATCTACGGCCTCGCCGCGGCACTGGTCTTCGGCACGGAGTTCTTCCCCGACTTCTCACCGGCGGCCGGCACGCTGGCCGCGTTCGCCACCTTCGCGGTCGGCTTCATCGCCCGTCCGCTCGGCGGAGTGATCTTCGGTCACTTCGGGGACCGCGTGGGGCGCAAAAGCGCGCTCATGCTCACGCTGTTCCTGATGGGCGCCGCGACCGTCATCGTCGGCCTGCTGCCGGGCTACCAGACCATCGGCATCTGGGCGCCCATCCTGCTGGTCACGCTGCGCTTCCTCCAGGGCTTCGCCGTCGGTGGCGAATGGGGCGGCGCGGTGACCATGGTCGTGGAGTCCTCGCCACGGGACCGGCGCGGCTTCTACGGGAGCCTGCCGCAGATGGGTGTGCCACTGGGGCTGGTGCTCTCCTCGACCGTGTTCGCGGCGGTCTCCACACTGCCCGATGACGACCTCCTCGCCTGGGGCTGGCGCATCCCCTTCCTGCTCAGCATCGTGCTGATCGCGGTCGGGCTGTTCCTCCGCTCACGCATCACCGAGACACAGACGTTCGCCCAGGTGAAGGCGTCGGGACGGGCGCGCAAGATGCCTGCCATGGAGGCGTTCCGCCACCACGGGAAGGCGATCGCCCTCACCGTCGGCATGTACGTCTCGGCCGGTGTCCCCTTCTATATCGTCTCGGTTTTCGTGCTGTCCTACGGCTCGTCCCACCTCGGGCTGTCGCGGAGTGTGCTGCTGACCGGGATGCTCATCGCGGCGGTGGCCGAGGCGCTGACGGTGCCCTGCTTCGGCGCGCTGTCGGACCAGCGGGGCCGACGGCCCGTGTTCCTGGGCGCCGCCGCATTCACGGCCGTTCTCGCCTTCCCGTTCTTCTGGCTGCTGGCGACCGGACAGACCGGGCTCGCCTGGCTGGCCATGCTGCTCGCGCTCGCCGTGGCGCACGCGGGGATGTACGCACCCACCGCGGCGCTGTACGCGGAGCTGTTCCCCGCCAACGTCCGGTACACCGGTACGTCGATCGGCTATCAGCTCGGCGGTGTCGTGGCCGGGTTCGTGCCGCTCGTGGCGGGCGCACTCGTGGGCGCGGCCGACGGGGCCTCGTGGCCGATCGCCTCCATCTGGGCGGGAGCGGCGCTGATCGGACTGGTCTGCGCGCTGATCGTGCGGGAATCCCGGGGCCGCGATCTGCACCCCCAGCACGACACCTGA
- a CDS encoding alcohol dehydrogenase catalytic domain-containing protein, whose translation MKAAVLHRPGAPLTVEDVDLDDPGPGEVTLRVLAAGVCHSDLHYMNGDLNVRLPAVLGHEGTGIVERVGEGVTRVRPGDTVITLWRPRCGDCEFCTTGRPALCPLGRVQAASNGLLDGTQRLNLNGEKVHHLMGVSCFAEQCVVSERSVLAIDPDIPPEIAAIAGCAVVTGAGAALNVMKDATGEGVVVIGAGGVGLSAVMGLRLVGADPIVAVDTVDAKLEKALELGATHAVNVRTHHLAEELTRISAKPMAWSLDAVGTPRTLAQAVEVVGTGGTAVAVGLGKVGATAAVPINPLVQQEKRLVGSLYGSANTPVDIPKLVELFKTGRLPLDKLLGEQYELSAINEAYAALSQGATGRAVIVPGHQRS comes from the coding sequence ATGAAGGCAGCAGTACTGCACCGGCCCGGTGCGCCGTTGACCGTCGAGGACGTCGACCTCGACGACCCCGGACCGGGCGAGGTCACCCTCCGCGTGCTCGCCGCCGGCGTATGCCACAGCGATCTGCACTACATGAACGGCGATCTCAACGTCCGCCTGCCCGCGGTGCTCGGGCACGAGGGGACCGGAATCGTGGAGCGGGTGGGGGAGGGGGTGACCCGGGTCCGCCCCGGCGACACCGTCATCACCTTGTGGCGTCCGCGGTGCGGCGACTGCGAGTTCTGCACGACCGGCCGCCCCGCCCTGTGCCCGCTCGGCCGGGTGCAGGCGGCTTCCAATGGCCTGCTCGACGGGACGCAGCGGCTGAATCTGAACGGCGAGAAGGTCCACCACCTCATGGGGGTCTCCTGCTTCGCCGAGCAGTGCGTCGTCTCGGAACGGTCGGTCCTCGCGATCGACCCGGACATCCCGCCGGAGATCGCGGCGATCGCCGGATGCGCCGTGGTGACCGGGGCCGGCGCGGCGCTGAATGTCATGAAGGACGCCACCGGAGAGGGTGTCGTGGTCATCGGCGCCGGCGGCGTCGGGCTCAGTGCGGTGATGGGACTGCGTCTCGTCGGCGCCGATCCGATCGTCGCGGTCGACACGGTGGACGCCAAGCTGGAGAAGGCACTCGAGTTGGGTGCCACCCATGCGGTCAACGTCCGTACGCACCACCTCGCCGAGGAACTCACCCGGATCTCGGCGAAACCGATGGCCTGGTCGCTGGACGCGGTCGGCACGCCCCGGACACTCGCCCAGGCGGTCGAGGTCGTGGGCACCGGCGGGACCGCCGTCGCCGTCGGCCTCGGCAAGGTGGGCGCCACCGCGGCCGTGCCCATCAACCCCTTGGTGCAGCAGGAGAAGCGGCTGGTCGGCAGTCTCTACGGCTCGGCCAACACACCGGTCGACATCCCCAAGCTCGTCGAACTGTTCAAGACCGGCCGCCTGCCCCTCGACAAGCTGCTCGGTGAACAATACGAACTGTCGGCGATCAACGAGGCGTACGCCGCGCTGTCGCAGGGCGCCACCGGCCGTGCTGTGATCGTCCCTGGTCACCAGCGCTCGTAG
- a CDS encoding SDR family oxidoreductase has translation MQLGLAGKTALICASTSGLGRATARALAEEGVTVVVTGRSGERAKEVASELPNAVGVGCDLVADGGAEQLLTAAREAVGDLDILVLNGPGPAPGPARAIDTAGVEQAIATLVTPQQILVQGALPAMVEKGWGRILSISSTSVQAPLPNLSLSNLGRAALAGYLKTLAAEVATHGVTVNSLLPGRIATPRARQIDEAAAQRTGQSLDEVEAASKATIPAGRYGDPDEFGAVAAFLCSTQAAYVTGSALRCDGGMVPTL, from the coding sequence ATGCAACTCGGTCTGGCAGGCAAAACCGCTCTCATCTGCGCATCCACCTCCGGGCTCGGCCGGGCGACCGCCCGGGCCCTGGCGGAGGAAGGCGTCACCGTCGTCGTCACCGGCCGCTCGGGCGAGCGAGCCAAGGAGGTGGCGAGCGAGCTGCCCAACGCGGTCGGCGTGGGCTGTGACCTGGTCGCGGACGGCGGCGCGGAACAGCTCCTCACGGCGGCCCGCGAGGCCGTCGGCGATCTCGACATCCTCGTACTGAACGGGCCGGGTCCCGCTCCCGGACCGGCCCGCGCCATCGACACCGCCGGGGTCGAGCAGGCCATCGCCACGCTGGTCACGCCCCAGCAGATCCTGGTGCAGGGCGCTCTGCCCGCCATGGTCGAAAAAGGGTGGGGCCGCATCCTGAGCATCAGCTCGACGAGCGTGCAGGCGCCCCTGCCGAACCTTTCGCTGTCCAACCTCGGGCGGGCCGCGCTCGCCGGATACCTGAAGACCCTCGCCGCCGAAGTCGCCACCCACGGCGTGACCGTCAACTCCCTGCTTCCCGGCCGCATCGCCACCCCGCGCGCCCGGCAGATCGACGAGGCCGCCGCCCAGCGCACCGGCCAGTCGCTCGACGAGGTCGAGGCCGCGTCCAAGGCCACGATCCCGGCCGGGCGCTACGGCGACCCCGATGAGTTCGGCGCCGTCGCCGCGTTTCTGTGCAGCACCCAGGCCGCGTACGTCACGGGCAGTGCCCTGCGGTGTGACGGCGGCATGGTGCCAACTCTCTGA
- a CDS encoding N-acyl homoserine lactonase family protein — protein sequence MTANKVHVLSCGAMSCDLTWLLLKAGRTMRTRTEQQRPPEWYSCTTHCVLVETPGGTLLWDTSCPRDWETRWAPTGLQEYFPYDQVSDEEYLDARLGQLGVQPQDIDYLVLSHLHFDHAGNIGMFTGTGAKLVCHEKEKEFAFGFDGAFNGAHLKADYAACDFDTVSGDTEILPGVTLIEAPGHTPGTMAMKVELPETGTMLFTSDAVYMGDSYGPPATPAAIVNDLTAWYGSVEKIRGIAEQSDATVVFGHDAEQLRSMRLAPSGFYA from the coding sequence ATGACCGCCAACAAAGTCCACGTACTGAGCTGCGGAGCGATGAGCTGCGATCTGACGTGGCTGCTGCTCAAGGCCGGCCGTACGATGCGGACGCGCACCGAGCAGCAGCGGCCGCCCGAGTGGTACTCCTGCACCACCCACTGCGTGCTCGTGGAAACCCCTGGGGGGACCCTGCTGTGGGACACCAGCTGTCCCCGCGACTGGGAGACCCGCTGGGCCCCGACCGGTCTGCAGGAGTACTTCCCCTATGACCAGGTGAGCGACGAGGAGTATCTCGACGCGCGGCTCGGCCAGCTCGGCGTCCAACCGCAGGACATCGACTACCTGGTCCTGTCCCATCTGCACTTCGACCACGCCGGGAACATCGGCATGTTCACCGGCACCGGTGCGAAGCTGGTGTGCCACGAGAAGGAGAAGGAGTTCGCCTTCGGCTTCGACGGCGCCTTCAACGGTGCCCACCTCAAGGCGGACTACGCGGCGTGTGATTTCGACACCGTCAGCGGTGACACCGAGATCCTGCCCGGTGTCACCCTCATCGAGGCTCCCGGGCACACCCCCGGCACCATGGCGATGAAGGTCGAGCTGCCGGAGACCGGGACCATGCTCTTCACCTCGGACGCCGTCTATATGGGTGACTCCTACGGCCCGCCGGCCACCCCCGCCGCCATCGTCAACGATCTGACCGCCTGGTACGGCTCGGTGGAGAAGATCCGCGGCATCGCCGAGCAGTCGGACGCCACCGTCGTCTTCGGCCACGACGCCGAGCAGCTGCGCTCGATGCGGCTCGCCCCCAGCGGCTTCTACGCCTGA
- a CDS encoding hydroxyacid-oxoacid transhydrogenase, translating to MSTTAPAGPESVFTYGAPALKFGPGASDEFGYDLAQHGARRVLVITDAGVAATGAPHRIAERMSAFGIEAHVFDGVHVEPTDVSLREAVDHALASGPWDAFVAVGGGSSIDTAKAVNLLSTNPGELMDYINAPVGRALAPANPLGPLVAVPTTTGTGAESTTICVLDVLELKVKTGISHARLRPTLAVIDPELTFTQPAGVTAASGMDILCHALESYTARPYDTYPHKRPEQRVPYCGANPISDAWSERALHLLARSFRTAVRDGDNPQARSDMALAATFAGLGFGNAGVHIPHANAYPIAGRVKDFHPAGYPAHEPMVPHGMAVSLTAPEAFRFTFSAQPERHLRAAELLAPGMERPADPAEYLPTAIEQLMRDIGMPNGIGGVGYGKGDIPALVEGAMKQQRLLSTAPRTVTEDDVAGILDRSLTLW from the coding sequence ATGAGCACCACCGCTCCGGCCGGACCCGAATCCGTTTTCACCTACGGCGCCCCGGCGCTGAAGTTCGGGCCGGGAGCATCCGACGAGTTCGGCTACGACCTCGCCCAGCACGGGGCCCGCCGGGTCCTCGTGATCACCGACGCCGGGGTGGCCGCCACCGGCGCGCCGCACCGCATCGCCGAGCGGATGTCCGCGTTCGGCATCGAAGCGCATGTCTTCGACGGCGTACACGTGGAGCCCACCGACGTCAGCCTGCGGGAGGCGGTGGACCATGCGCTGGCGTCGGGCCCGTGGGACGCCTTCGTCGCGGTGGGCGGCGGCTCCAGCATCGACACCGCCAAGGCCGTCAACCTGCTGAGCACCAACCCCGGCGAGCTGATGGACTACATCAACGCGCCGGTGGGCAGGGCGCTGGCACCCGCGAACCCGCTGGGGCCGCTGGTCGCGGTCCCCACCACCACCGGAACCGGCGCGGAGAGCACCACCATCTGTGTGCTCGACGTCCTGGAGTTGAAGGTCAAGACCGGCATCAGCCACGCCCGCCTGCGGCCCACGCTCGCGGTCATCGACCCGGAGCTGACCTTCACCCAGCCCGCCGGGGTGACCGCCGCCAGCGGCATGGACATCCTCTGCCACGCGCTGGAGAGCTACACGGCCCGCCCGTACGACACCTACCCGCACAAGCGCCCCGAGCAGCGCGTGCCGTACTGCGGCGCCAATCCCATCTCCGACGCGTGGTCGGAACGGGCGCTGCACCTGCTCGCGCGGTCCTTCCGCACCGCGGTCCGCGACGGCGACAACCCCCAGGCGCGGTCCGACATGGCGCTGGCGGCAACCTTCGCCGGTCTCGGATTCGGCAACGCGGGCGTCCACATCCCGCATGCCAACGCCTACCCGATCGCCGGACGGGTCAAGGACTTCCACCCCGCCGGATACCCCGCACACGAGCCGATGGTGCCCCACGGCATGGCGGTCTCGCTCACCGCGCCGGAGGCGTTCCGCTTCACCTTCTCCGCCCAGCCCGAGCGGCATCTGCGGGCCGCGGAACTCCTCGCCCCGGGGATGGAACGCCCCGCCGACCCCGCCGAGTATCTGCCCACCGCGATCGAGCAGTTGATGCGCGACATCGGCATGCCCAATGGCATCGGCGGTGTCGGCTACGGCAAGGGAGACATCCCGGCGCTGGTCGAGGGCGCCATGAAGCAGCAGCGACTGCTGTCCACCGCCCCGCGCACGGTCACCGAGGACGACGTGGCCGGCATCCTCGACCGCTCTCTGACGCTCTGGTGA
- a CDS encoding MFS transporter, which produces MVGATVATAGRAAIVYAAMRPADTGWTDPAVLLPLVAGLALLAVFVLHQTRWAREPLVPLGIFRLRQVSGGNGVMFVLGLGFFAGPVPLSLYPQDVHHYSPLRAGPAYLPVGVAMFTGAQSAGSLSIRVGARRAALLCYALGAAGFAGVAVGTGLHASYPVSVLLPGAVLGFGTAAAFTPITVAATGGLPPDRSGLAAGLLNTVRQTSGALGPAVLSTLASGALGPAVLSTLALAAGYTAVFAVSAGCLAVAAATAPLLIPRGS; this is translated from the coding sequence GTGGTCGGCGCGACCGTCGCCACCGCGGGGCGGGCCGCCATCGTGTACGCGGCGATGCGTCCCGCCGACACCGGCTGGACCGACCCCGCCGTGCTGCTGCCCCTTGTGGCGGGGCTCGCGTTGCTCGCGGTCTTCGTCCTGCACCAGACCCGCTGGGCGCGTGAACCCCTCGTCCCGCTGGGCATCTTCCGGTTGCGCCAGGTCAGCGGCGGCAATGGGGTGATGTTCGTGCTCGGCCTTGGCTTCTTCGCCGGCCCCGTACCGCTGTCGCTCTACCCGCAGGACGTGCACCACTACTCGCCGCTGCGTGCGGGGCCGGCGTATCTGCCGGTCGGCGTGGCGATGTTCACCGGCGCCCAGAGCGCCGGGTCCCTGTCGATACGGGTCGGAGCCCGCCGCGCCGCCCTGCTGTGCTACGCGCTGGGCGCCGCGGGCTTCGCCGGGGTGGCCGTAGGCACGGGGCTGCACGCCTCGTACCCGGTCTCGGTGCTGCTCCCGGGCGCGGTCCTCGGGTTCGGGACGGCCGCGGCGTTCACCCCGATCACGGTGGCGGCCACCGGCGGCCTGCCGCCCGACCGCAGCGGTCTGGCCGCCGGGCTCCTGAACACCGTGCGGCAGACCAGCGGGGCGCTCGGGCCGGCCGTGCTGAGCACACTGGCGAGCGGGGCGCTCGGGCCGGCCGTGCTGAGCACACTGGCGCTGGCGGCCGGCTACACCGCCGTGTTCGCCGTATCGGCTGGCTGCCTGGCGGTCGCGGCGGCCACCGCACCGCTCCTGATCCCGCGCGGCTCCTGA
- a CDS encoding FmdB family zinc ribbon protein, whose product MAIYELACETGHRFEVIQSYTAPLPSCPECGGATRKIPSSFALGGTAAVPPPPERMPQTWKGTYRGDRDYVTDLRRTAESRQKLEDKYPELAGDRRPIVAHEGRYEAAPLRAGDAVPAPSEGAGHGHGHSHGHGHGHAHTHGRGHGHGHAQESAKSRPATDG is encoded by the coding sequence ATGGCCATCTATGAACTCGCCTGCGAGACCGGACACCGCTTCGAGGTGATCCAGTCGTACACCGCCCCGCTGCCGAGCTGCCCGGAGTGCGGCGGCGCCACCCGCAAGATACCCAGCAGCTTCGCCCTGGGTGGCACCGCCGCCGTGCCACCGCCGCCGGAGCGAATGCCGCAGACCTGGAAGGGGACGTATCGCGGGGACCGTGACTATGTGACCGACCTGCGGCGCACGGCGGAGTCCCGGCAGAAGCTGGAGGACAAGTACCCCGAACTCGCCGGCGACCGGCGGCCGATCGTCGCCCACGAAGGCAGATACGAGGCAGCGCCGCTGCGCGCGGGCGACGCGGTGCCCGCTCCCTCGGAAGGGGCCGGGCACGGCCACGGCCACTCTCATGGGCACGGGCACGGGCACGCGCATACGCACGGCCGCGGGCACGGCCATGGCCACGCTCAGGAGAGCGCCAAGAGCCGCCCCGCCACGGACGGCTGA
- a CDS encoding alpha-hydroxy acid oxidase, translated as MARQRPRWTELREVLRLRRPTLNPVERRLGAALTIRDLRAVAVRTTPRAVFDYVDGAADAELTARRNRAAFAAVELVPEYLSPVDDPDLSTRLFGREIAMPLIFAPTGYTRMMHHEGEAAVARVAARHGLPYTLSTVGTSTVEDVAAAAPGGEHWFQLYLTRNERLNTELLDRALAAGFTTVVLTVDTPVAGRHPKDMRNGLTIPPSLTLRTLFGMARYPSWALNKLTTAPITFASLSGMSGMSGMSGKSGVSGVTGDTIDAVRVADVVFEPTLSYEHLAWLRAHWPHRLLVKGILSPRDARRVVEAGADGVIVSNHGGRQLDRTPATLTVLPEIREELGPDATVILDSGVTHGQDILAARALGADAVMIGRAYLYGLMAGGERGVERAVTILREEYARSLQLLGLNASEAIARHHLRMP; from the coding sequence GTGGCGCGGCAGCGACCCCGGTGGACCGAGCTCCGGGAGGTTCTGCGACTGCGCCGGCCGACCCTCAACCCGGTCGAGCGGCGGCTCGGGGCCGCACTGACCATCCGCGATCTCCGCGCGGTGGCGGTGCGCACGACCCCGCGTGCGGTGTTCGACTACGTCGACGGCGCGGCCGACGCGGAGCTGACCGCGCGGCGCAACAGGGCGGCGTTCGCGGCGGTCGAACTCGTACCGGAGTACCTGTCCCCGGTCGACGATCCGGACTTGTCCACGCGGCTGTTCGGCCGGGAGATCGCGATGCCGCTGATCTTCGCGCCGACCGGTTACACCCGGATGATGCACCACGAGGGTGAGGCGGCGGTCGCGCGCGTGGCCGCCCGCCATGGCCTGCCCTACACCCTGTCCACCGTGGGTACCTCGACCGTCGAGGACGTCGCCGCGGCGGCTCCCGGCGGCGAACACTGGTTCCAGCTCTACCTGACCCGGAACGAGCGCCTCAACACGGAGCTTCTCGACCGCGCGCTCGCGGCCGGGTTCACCACCGTGGTCCTCACGGTCGATACACCGGTGGCGGGCCGGCACCCCAAGGACATGCGCAACGGCCTCACCATCCCGCCCTCGCTCACCCTGCGGACGCTGTTCGGGATGGCCCGCTACCCGTCCTGGGCGCTGAACAAGCTGACCACGGCCCCGATCACCTTCGCGTCGCTGAGCGGCATGAGCGGCATGAGCGGCATGAGTGGCAAGAGTGGCGTGAGTGGCGTGACCGGCGACACGATCGACGCCGTGCGGGTCGCCGACGTCGTCTTCGAACCGACGCTGAGCTACGAGCACCTGGCATGGCTGCGCGCCCATTGGCCGCACCGGTTGCTGGTCAAGGGGATCCTCAGCCCGCGCGACGCGCGCCGGGTCGTCGAGGCGGGCGCGGACGGTGTGATCGTGTCCAACCACGGCGGGCGGCAGCTCGACCGCACGCCGGCCACCCTCACAGTGCTGCCCGAGATACGCGAGGAGCTCGGCCCCGACGCCACCGTGATCCTCGACAGCGGCGTCACACACGGTCAGGACATTCTCGCCGCACGGGCGCTCGGGGCGGACGCGGTCATGATCGGCCGTGCCTATCTGTACGGCCTGATGGCCGGTGGCGAGCGAGGCGTGGAACGCGCCGTCACGATCCTGCGCGAGGAGTACGCCCGCAGCCTGCAACTGCTCGGTCTGAACGCGAGCGAAGCCATCGCGCGGCATCATCTCCGCATGCCTTGA